AACTGGTGGGGATGGGTTACTTCAGCAAGGGCATGAACTGCCAGACCCTGTCCATGGGCATCATGGAGGTCTTCCAGGAACTCATACTGGATGTGCTCAAGCAGGTTAGACAGGATTAATCTCATACGTCCGGTGCCCCATTAATCAAACATTTGCTTTATTAATTATCTAAGTAACATATGGAAAAGATCATGAGGCTTCTGGGTATTAGTCTGTGCTTCCTAGAACCTGGGGGGCAGAGCCTGGTCCAGGAGTGGGACAGAATCTGTAGAAATATTAAAACTATGTTGCACGATGTGAGGGTGCGCCTCATTCAGTTCAAGATTATGCATCGCTTCTATTGGACTGCATCCAGATTGTTTAGACTTGGTTTGGAAGacaccaaattgttggaaatgtcagacagaggacggccaattacttcatgtcctatggtcctgtgataaggtccaggaattttggacTTGGATACACGATAACCTATGTCAGATTGgagggacccaggttccattcagcccaagattatttgttcttGGAGATGGTTCCATCCTAAGCGGAGTGAGGCTTGTGAGGTGAAAAGATGTCATACAAATAGTTTtccagattggatgtctacacgggaaaatggggaaagtacctgagctttctggagggctcctaggAAGATTTGTGCTGGGGGAGAgacgtgtatgatgggcttatggtgttgtcattatACATGGGTTTATTTGGTTTACAATTTGTCTACTTTGTTATTATCTTGTTGTACGGTCTTGTATATTGTGGGTTTTGTGTaatcttttcttgttttttgcctgggtgggtggtgatgacaagtggggtatgtgtgtgtgggggatacaattgttaatcacaaaaaaagtaaCATACATTGTTATACTGAGTAAATCATAGTGCCTGTGGCAGAATAATTAGGCAACTTAAGTGTCTTTGTTTACGTCCACACTTTGTTTACGTCCACACTTTGTTTACGTCCACACTTTGTTTCGAAGGGATACATGATGAAAAAGGGCCACAAAAGAAAGAACTGGACCGAGCGATGGTTTGTCCTTCGACCCACTTCGCTGTCATACTACGTCTGTGAGGACCTTGTGGAGAAGAAAGGAAACATTATTTTGGACCGAACCTGCTGTGTGGAGGTGTATTGTTATCTAtttataatacaaaatatataatgtaatgcTGTTAGGCTGTTTTAAGTAATTCATTTGAAGTGAAATTATAACTGACATTTTCAGAAGGATTTGATTTAGTTCCAAAATAGAATTAGCATTGTCTAAGAGCAGCAACTTTTTGAAGTTTTATAAACCCATATGGTTTTGTAAATTTTGTatgatgtgactgaagtgcctTATATTATTCTCTCCTGCAGTCTCTGCCAGATAAAGAAGGGAAGAAAAACCTCTTCATTATCAAGTGCATTGATAAAAGCTTTGAGATCAGCGCATCagataaaaagaagaagcaggAATGGCTTCAAGGTATTCCACTGCTCTATAACCGCCTCATCATAAAGGCTCTCgtcatcatttattttctttatctttGTCTCTTGAATTTTTGAATGTCATAGAGACGGACTCAGCAGTGTATTTATAGTCAGATTGTTGTGGACataaaccaaccaatcagtgatTCCCCTCTCACTCTGTGTTGCGGCAGCTATTCAAACGTGCATCCAGCTGCTGAGGTTGGGGCTGCCGTCTCCTCACCGCGAGGCGCGGCTGAGGCGCCGGGAGCACCGGCAGAGGCAGCAGTCGGAGGAGGACGACCTGGCAGAGAGGATGAAGCACCTCCAGGCGGCCAATGAGAACAAACAGAGACAGCTGGAGGGTATGAGGAAGGTACTGGTCCAATGCTCAACTCTTCAAACTTAAAAACTGACTTTGACTTTATACACAGGAGTCTTTGTCAGGTCAGGGCCCCAGTGAACACTTTTGTCTCAGACATACACCGTTACAGTGGTGGCTGTTGACTCAAAAAATTCGTGAGGACAAGAGGAAAACCAACCCCGGTGTCATGTTAACTTATACAAATTTGCTACTTATCTCTTGTCCCTATCTTCTTGTGTTCGACTGAAAATTAAGcagaaaaacaattacaatCAAAATCCGGTATTGCAAAGTAGGTTTTTCGCATACAATGAATTTGTACAATGCTTGTGCATTTGCAAGAAATGGCTTACAAGATTTCTTATAAACAATCACTACAGGCTCTGGATGAAAATGAaccttgtgtatgtgtgatgtcACTAGAAGCCTGTCAGTCTAACGAAGAGGAGATGCAGAACCCAGTATATTAGAGAGGGAACGTACACAACACCCTTTGATTTAAAGTGTTTAAACCAAACCATGAAAATCTGGAATACAGTATTACTGTAGTAGTAAACAATCTCATCTCCGGAAGCTCCTCCTATTTATATCcgagagatgttttttttatattaaaaacaatCCCAGAGGAAACATTTTTGACCCTCACAAAGGGATATAGTGCTCCCTTTTGGGCCAATCGTTTAAATATGTAGTAAATGTAGTAATGTAGTAAAACATGTGCTTTATTGTAGGTACAAATTTGGAGCTATAGTAGGTTAGTCCACGTAATACATCTTGGACCTGGATTTTTAAGTAGATGTCAGGAGCTTTTGTCCAATTCCCTTTATTTTCACATATTCTGGTTTAAAACATTCAATTGAtaagaaacaacaacacacacacgatgcAGCAGGGCATTCACAGTGCAAAGGGAAGCAAAACCTGGTATGCAAACGATAGTATAAATCAGGCAGGGACATCTGCATCTAGTGGAGGGCCAGGCGTACAAATTCAATTGTTTcagagctgcagcttctcactTCTCTTTTTACCCtgccagatgttttttttttttttaaatgtcaaacagccatttgtttttataaaccCAATTACTGGTTATGTGAAAAGtcacattacatttttgaatATGTGGACTTTGGCATTACCAagtaaaatattatataaaagactacaaggaaaaagaaaagttcaGCTCAATTATTCTTGACCTAGAAATGCACACTGAACCACGAATCCTCTTTAACCAACCTCCAGTAAAGCAGAGAAGTTAACAGCTTTTTCCTCTTTTGTGCTTCACAGAAAATGGAAGAGGCTGCGGCTAAAGCAGCAGTAGAGGAGCACAGGAGGAAGCAGACTCAGTTAGATCTGCAGGATCGCTACAGACTGGACctggagaaagagaaaatggtAAAAATGTGCCTCCCACAACTCTTCTCCTTTGTCTTGTGGTGATAAGTGTTGACACTGCATATATAGAGAAATGTGGTTCAGAAAGAAAACTAATAACTCTGGTAAACTAAGACTATCTTGTCTATGTTCTGATTTAGTCACCCGTTTGTGGTTCCTCCTTTCAGGAAACGCAAGCTAAAAAAGTTAAAGTGATATATTTCATGATGTTGAGTCATATTTTGTCTGAGTgtcacatgcacagacatattaatcaTTGTCACTGGCTAAACAGACAAATGCCTTTGTAAGATAAGTTAAACTTCATTGTTTGCTCAGATGATATTGCATCATTGCAGCAACACATAAGCAGATGTAGATTAGGCTAAAATAAAGCAAATGCCACAATACAGCATCACATGTGAAGATTTACAGTTGATTGATTGTCTGAGTGTAGATTAttggtcgtgtgtgtgtgtgtgtgtgtgtgtgtgtgtgtgtgtgtgtgtgtgtgtgtgtcaggtgcgTCAGCAGATGGAGGAGCAGGTGGCTCAGAAGTCCAGTGAACTGGAGCAGTACCTGCTGCGCGTCCGGGAGCTGGAGGATATGTACCACAGGCTGGAGGAGGCATTAGAGGACGAGAGGCAGGCCAAGCAGGATGAGGAGGCCGTGCTCAAGCTGCAGGccaggtcacacacacagacacacacacacacacacacgggtaaAAACAAAATTAGAGAATCCTAACAATACAGTACAATGAAGTTCAGTACAACAAAATCACAAATACACAACCTCAAAAATGGTGATTTCTTTATACATATAAACATGGGTGTCACAGTGGCCCAGTGTTTAACATTGGTGTCCCACAGCTGTTTAATCCATCTGTAGGCCTAATAATCACTGAAATACCCTCTgtgtatttttcatgttttttcctGTGTTAGTGTGGGGTTCCTGCCATAGTCAAAAGACATGCAGGGCAGACTTACTAGAGacagaatttgtcaaaattgaATGTGATCTACAGTAACGTTCTCAGCCTGTTATGAACAGTTGACAAACTACTCAGGATTTTTCCACACTTACCCGTGTTTTATGGCTCCAGCTCCTCATTTCCCTTGGTTCAGATTAAGATTTAAGTGGGTAAAATAGACAATTTAAAGAAAACGTTTTCCATCACAGGTTGCTGGAAGAAGAGACAGCAAAGAGAGCAGAGCTGGAGCAGATCCACCTGCAACAGCAGAGGGTGCTGTCTCAGACTGAGGCCGAGAAGCAGGAGCTGGTGGCCGAGCAGCTGGCCAAGGAGAGAGCCCTGCAGGCAGCCATGCTGCAGCTGgagaggatggagaggaagCGCCACGGAGCACTGGAGCAGTACGAGGTCAGGTCCCACATGTGGAGGTTTACACTGATCTAAAAACCCCGATGTTATCTAGGGTGAATATGGTCCCTTGGGATcagaaattgtttttatttttccattaaGCAGAAGGCACTGTTCTTGGTAATAAAACTACTCTTTTCTTTTCGTCACAAGTCTTCATAAGTTTTTATTATGTTTCACATTTGTGGCATTTTGTTGATTCTTGTTTGATTATTCTTACAAATTATGTTCATGGTTCTTATAAATAATGTTCAGCATATGGAGCAATAGAACACGTCGTGTCAACTGACCTACAGTCAGTTTATAATGATGAGTAAAAGGGTCAGTATTAGTGTTgagttttgtttacattttttctttttaatattagTACCATATGATACCAGAGTGCCTGATTTTTTTtgattacttacttactttgaAGAAATAGAGAA
This sequence is a window from Perca flavescens isolate YP-PL-M2 chromosome 1, PFLA_1.0, whole genome shotgun sequence. Protein-coding genes within it:
- the swap70a gene encoding switch-associated protein 70 codes for the protein MWLRDELLKSIWHAFTALDVDQRGKVSKSQLKVLSHSLCTVMKIPHDPVALEEHFKDDNKGPLSNQGYMPYLNRFILDKVQEEFDVMEFNKMCWTLCYKKNICTKHLLISDHEAFKVWCIFNFLSEDKYPLVIVTEEIEYFLRKLMEAMGSGLNEEKFADYKLQLNTKNNCLSAWELIELVGMGYFSKGMNCQTLSMGIMEVFQELILDVLKQGYMMKKGHKRKNWTERWFVLRPTSLSYYVCEDLVEKKGNIILDRTCCVESLPDKEGKKNLFIIKCIDKSFEISASDKKKKQEWLQAIQTCIQLLRLGLPSPHREARLRRREHRQRQQSEEDDLAERMKHLQAANENKQRQLEGMRKKMEEAAAKAAVEEHRRKQTQLDLQDRYRLDLEKEKMVRQQMEEQVAQKSSELEQYLLRVRELEDMYHRLEEALEDERQAKQDEEAVLKLQARLLEEETAKRAELEQIHLQQQRVLSQTEAEKQELVAEQLAKERALQAAMLQLERMERKRHGALEQYEEVSRKLERAANKTKTWKDKVAKHEGLVRLIQPGAKGPQRITNWGPASFTDAELELRKKSWQESKNQGAQAQ